Proteins from one Nilaparvata lugens isolate BPH chromosome 10, ASM1435652v1, whole genome shotgun sequence genomic window:
- the LOC111049000 gene encoding uncharacterized protein LOC111049000 isoform X7 translates to MSKVDEIQRPMTRAGRISEDLPINSTSSISTSNQNSTSFLQKRKQELSAMVKPKTNEIMNKKNMTKKEEIPVQEEPASKRRRKMTRNGGEMNGDESSKETASEAQKQQMLPQKKRALVGGVSNSPNKKSAKNSSSNNQDEALDDETLIRETEAALKSLSGSWPGSRSSFYNRSEPEDRFESPAFENLFEEKKNSADKAPPASSSSATAGSGDSSSCSLKDVITLREQQENRSMKGNLRGQGSRDGMNSRTGQKSSSRDNNDKESKYEDLDNMRKIDESMNSQKGKPGEKGDGSSKGEKFVSAPRYEPDFNELVDDSSNELEIDMSDPAGEKEDDDDRGQAEKADYKSKRKSEYDKKSIEKTTVKEEPSLGETFAQPRHADDKGGGNVGATFSPTSAFRPINNENKDGRIGGLDLQGTVGAAMSPLGPFPAGATFVGYPTPPSLHPAETTATGPSRHEAKCLLQLKPTAIKSETDLERQEVVGPKASATVSSPDSKQYTILQPAGAGSRAATAIQDVAREGVVSVAAVSSSSSPGAQRESPKVTPAERPEATRPTGTLSPTSLTKDGSKCPTPGCLGEGHVTGLYSHHRSLSGCPRKDKVTPEILAMHETILKCPTPGCNGRGHVSTNRNTHRSLSGCPIAAASKQAAREHRAKRAVVTPQPECGFKAAVPGAVTVAGVGVGVGAMSPCDTKPAVCYPSNYTDPSVSRSSSSDYAPSPYYSKATVKPTKILQQEDDKSKITPKMESNVVSCCRPDMLVKPEVTSCRSPPPPRQPPTYDPYINHDSNSSSVSSMDQQHQSHLHPPPPPHLPVPPPPHHIHPPPSVPPYTMVDDNQRPSLQHRLPYDSNISSNSSEEMYQRPPQSDRPTYPSSNRFQSAPEMARNGYEVRAYETAAASYDRYDAPRYPPPPPDYPEPTYEAAAQHQQQMAAAVIKQDPVAEQHDQPDGPLYPRPMYHYDPANGNVPAGFSPAAINLSVKCVTASQMKCNEPRSPGGGSVMDLSTSSVTSTSPQAAPYGSNSLSPHHYGAQRGSPQAAKSPHHSSSPQVPSPQGQTLDLSVNNRLGWCVFRGTGRPVFPGAVPPGAPPAAPAPAPYSRDSTPDSGGSHYLDSYRDVNGYAAMSPHPGYTMSGGEYHGNSYAPYPSAYSCGYPTGSYPGPTPGYAPAPCYTMGPPQHDKVAPTSKDDSLSGCPRADRSQIQAHSQELKCPTPGCDGSGHVTGNYSSHRSLSGCPRANKPKSKPRDGQDSEPLRCPIPGCDGSGHATGKFLSHRSASGCPIANRNKMRVLESGGTVEQHKAAMAAVTAAAAAKLDGVNCPTPGCDGAGHVNGTFLTHRSLSGCPTASATPHPPSHHPLAGLPPKKPDPYSADKLRQPGADVMCSGAAVGGGGAGGPGGGEDLYSLEAEITHLQRENAKVESQMMRLKTDISAMEAHLRHGEKETQIISQRSNNMNEYFESLRNNMITILEHVRLPNGPQEKMNQDNFDNYLSKLQTLCTSSTGPEGNPVYCEENQRSMYEIKSALQDCTVVPMPI, encoded by the exons ACCAATTAACTCAACTTCATCCATATCCACATCAAACCAAAACAGCACATCCTTTCTCCAGAAACGAAAACAAGAATTATCAGCGATGGTTAAGCCAAAAACGAACGAAATTATgaacaagaagaacatgacaAAGAAGGAGGAGATTCCTGTACAGGAAGAACCAGCTTCAAAGCGAAGAAGAAAGATGACACGCAATGGAGGAGAAATGAATGGAGATGAGTCATCAAAGGAGACAGCTTCAGAAGCACAGAAACAACAGATGTTACCTCAGAAAAAGCGTGCCCTAGTGGGAGGTGTATCAAACAGTCCCAACAAGAAGAGTGCGAAAAATAGCTCGTCAAACAACCAGGATGAGGCATTGGATGACGAAACTCTCATCAGAGAAACTGAAGCAGCGCTGAAAAGTCTCTCAGGTAGCTGGCCTGGCTCCAGAAGTTCATTCTACAATCGCTCAGAACCGGAAGACCGGTTTGAATCCCCCGCTTTCGAGAATCTGTtcgaagagaagaaaaattcggCTGATAAGGCTCCACCAGCATCCTCGTCTTCAGCCACCGCGGGAAGTGGTGACTCGTCATCGTGCTCACTGAAGGATGTCATCACACTACGCGAGCAACAGGAGAACAGATCAATGAAGGGGAACCTGAGAGGACAAGGATCCAGAGATGGCATGAATAGCAGGACAGGGCAAAAATCGAGCAGTAGGGACAACAATGACAAGGAATCCAAGTATGAGGATCTAGACAACATGAGGAAGATTGATGAGAGTATGAACTCACAAAAAGGTAAACCGGGAGAAAAGGGTGATGGTTCAAGTAAAGGTGAGAAGTTCGTGTCAGCTCCACGTTATGAGCCTGATTTCAATGAGCTTGTTGACGATTCCTCCAACGAACTAGAGATCGATATGTCGGATCCAGCAGGtgagaaagaagatgatgacGATAGGGGACAAGCAGAAAAAGCTGATTACAAGTCGAAGAGGAAGAGTGAGTACGATAAGAAGTCGATTGAGAAAACTACCGTGAAGGAGGAACCTTCTTTGGGTGAAACTTTTGCTCAGCCTCGACATGCTGATGACAAGGGAGGTGGGAATGTAGGAGCAACATTCTCGCCCACATCAGCGTTCAGGCCAATTAATAATGAGAACAAGGATGGGAGAATAGGTGGTTTGGACCTGCAGGGCACAGTGGGCGCCGCCATGTCACCGTTGGGTCCGTTCCCAGCCGGAGCTACATTTGTGGGGTACCCGACGCCACCCAGTCTCCACCCGGCGGAGACGACCGCGACAGGCCCCAGTCGACACGAGGCCAAATGTTTGCTGCAGCTGAAACCTACCGCGATCAAATCGGAGACGGATCTGGAGCGCCAGGAGGTGGTCGGTCCGAAAGCGAGCGCGACCGTGTCGTCTCCCGACTCGAAACAGTACACGATCCTGCAGCCGGCCGGAGCGGGGTCGCGTGCCGCAACCGCCATCCAGGACGTGGCCAGAGAGGGTGTGGTCAGCGTGGCCGCAGTCTCCAGCTCGTCCTCCCCTGGCGCCCAACGCGAATCGCCCAAGGTCACACCTGCTGAGCGCCCCGAAGCTACCCGGCCTACTGGCACCTTGTCGCCGACCAGCCTCACCAAAG ATGGTAGTAAATGTCCGACACCAGGATGTTTAGGCGAAGGCCACGTTACAGGATTGTATTCGCATCATCGCAG CTTATCTGGATGTCCGAGAAAAGATAAAGTAACTCCAGAAA TCCTGGCGATGCATGAGACTATCCTGAAATGTCCGACGCCCGGCTGCAACGGACGAGGTCACGTGTCGACCAATCGCAACACGCACCGCAGTCTGTCCGGATGTCCGATTGCCGCCGCCTCCAAGCAGGCCGCCCGCGAGCACCGCGCCAAGCGAGCAG TAGTAACACCGCAACCAGAGTGCGGCTTCAAAGCGGCGGTGCCGGGGGCGGTGACAGTGGCaggggtgggggtgggggtgggggCGATGTCACCCTGCGACACGAAGCCAGCCGTGTGCTACCCGTCCAACTACACCGACCCGTCGGTCAGTCGCTCCTCGTCGTCCGACTACGCTCCGTCACCCTACTACTCCAAGGCCACCGTCAAGCCGACCAAGATCCTGCAACAGGAGGACGACAAGTCGAAAATCACACCCAAAATGGAGAGCAATGTGGTCAGCTGTTGTCGGCCGGATATGTTGGTGAAACCGGAAGTGACGTCATGCCGATCGCCACCTCCACCTAGACAGCCTCCAACCTACGACCCGTACATCAACCACGATTCAAACTCCTCGTCGGTGTCCAGCATGGACCAACAGCATCAATCCCACCTGcatcctcctccccctccccaTCTGCCCGTCCCCCCACCGCCGCACCACATACACCCCCCTCCCTCCGTGCCACCATACACGATGGTGGACGACAACCAGCGGCCATCTCTGCAACACCGGCTGCCTTACGACAGCAACATCTCTAGCAATTCCTCCGAGGAGATGTATCAGCGACCACCGCAGAGCGATCGGCCCACATATCCATCCAGTAACCGGTTCCAAAGCGCGCCCGAGATGGCGCGGAACGGTTACGAGGTGCGAGCCTACGAGACGGCGGCGGCTTCCTATGACAGGTACGACGCCCCCCGCTACCCGCCGCCCCCACCCGACTACCCCGAGCCCACCTATGAGGCGGCAGCTCAGCATCAGCAGCAGATGGCGGCAGCCGTCATTAAGCAGGACCCCGTTGCCGAGCAACACGACCAGCCCGACGGACCTCTCTATCCCAG ACCGATGTACCATTACGATCCAGCGAATGGGAACGTTCCAGCGGGGTTTTCGCCAGCAGCCATCAATTTGTCAGTGAAATGCGTGACTGCTTCACAGATGAAATGCAATGAGCCAAGGTCACCCGGTGGTGGCTCTGTCATGGACCTGTCAACTTCCAGTGTCACATCAACTAGTCCACAG GCCGCTCCATATGGTTCGAACAGCCTCAGTCCTCACCACTACGGGGCGCAAAGGGGGAGTCCTCAGGCCGCCAAGAGCCCCCACCACAGTTCCAGTCCACAAGTGCCAAGCCCTCAGGGCCAAACCCTCGATCTCAGCGTCAATAACAG ATTAGGGTGGTGCGTTTTTAGGGGAACTGGCCGGCCCGTCTTCCCCGGGGCGGTTCCCCCCGGCGCCCCCCCTGCAGCCCCCGCCCCCGCACCCTACAGTCGGGACTCCACCCCCGACAGCGGCGGGTCGCACTACCTCGACTCCTACCGAGACGTCAATG GTTATGCGGCTATGAGTCCTCATCCTGGCTATACGATGTCAGGAGGCGAGTATCATGGCAACAGCTATGCACCTTATCCCTCAGCCTATTCATGTGGCTATCCAACTGGCTCCTACCCTGGGCCTACACCCGGGTATGCCCCCGCACCCTGCTATACCATGGGCCCTCCTCAGCACGATAAAGTAGCGCCCACATCTAAGGATGATAG CCTGTCGGGCTGTCCGCGGGCAGACCGCTCGCAAATCCAGGCGCACTCGCAGGAGCTGAAGTGTCCGACTCCCGGCTGTGATGGGTCCGGGCATGTCACGGGCAACTACTCGTCGCACCGCAGCCTGTCCGGCTGTCCCAGGGCCAACAAGCCCAAGAGTAAACCCAGGGACGGACAGGACTCCGAACCGCTCAG GTGCCCTATACCTGGTTGTGATGGCTCAGGACATGCCACaggaaaatttttatctcatagGAG CGCGTCCGGCTGCCCGATAGCGAACCGCAACAAGATGCGAGTGCTGGAAAGCGGCGGCACTGTGGAACAACACAAGGCGGCCATGGCGGCGGTGACGGCGGCGGCCGCGGCGAAACTGGACGGCGTCAACTGTCCGACGCCCGGCTGCGACGGCGCCGGCCACGTCAACGGCACTTTCCTCACGCACCGCTCGCTGTCCGGGTGTCCCACCGCGTCCGCCACGCCGCATCCGCCCTCCCATCATCCACTCGCCGGCCTCCCGCCCAAGAAGCCCGACCCCTACTCGGCCGACAAGCTGCGTCAACCAG GCGCTGATGTGATGTGCTCAGGGGCGGCAGTCGGAGGCGGTGGTGCCGGGGGCCCTGGGGGCGGCGAAGACCTGTACTCGCTGGAGGCGGAGATCACTCACCTGCAGCGCGAAAACGCCAAGGTCGAATCTCAGATGATGCGCCTCAAGACCGACATTAGCGCCATGGAGGCGCATCTGCGTCATGGCGAAAAG
- the LOC111049000 gene encoding uncharacterized protein LOC111049000 isoform X8 yields MVKPKTNEIMNKKNMTKKEEIPVQEEPASKRRRKMTRNGGEMNGDESSKETASEAQKQQMLPQKKRALVGGVSNSPNKKSAKNSSSNNQDEALDDETLIRETEAALKSLSGSWPGSRSSFYNRSEPEDRFESPAFENLFEEKKNSADKAPPASSSSATAGSGDSSSCSLKDVITLREQQENRSMKGNLRGQGSRDGMNSRTGQKSSSRDNNDKESKYEDLDNMRKIDESMNSQKGKPGEKGDGSSKGEKFVSAPRYEPDFNELVDDSSNELEIDMSDPAGEKEDDDDRGQAEKADYKSKRKSEYDKKSIEKTTVKEEPSLGETFAQPRHADDKGGGNVGATFSPTSAFRPINNENKDGRIGGLDLQGTVGAAMSPLGPFPAGATFVGYPTPPSLHPAETTATGPSRHEAKCLLQLKPTAIKSETDLERQEVVGPKASATVSSPDSKQYTILQPAGAGSRAATAIQDVAREGVVSVAAVSSSSSPGAQRESPKVTPAERPEATRPTGTLSPTSLTKDGSKCPTPGCLGEGHVTGLYSHHRSLSGCPRKDKVTPEILAMHETILKCPTPGCNGRGHVSTNRNTHRSLSGCPIAAASKQAAREHRAKRAVVTPQPECGFKAAVPGAVTVAGVGVGVGAMSPCDTKPAVCYPSNYTDPSVSRSSSSDYAPSPYYSKATVKPTKILQQEDDKSKITPKMESNVVSCCRPDMLVKPEVTSCRSPPPPRQPPTYDPYINHDSNSSSVSSMDQQHQSHLHPPPPPHLPVPPPPHHIHPPPSVPPYTMVDDNQRPSLQHRLPYDSNISSNSSEEMYQRPPQSDRPTYPSSNRFQSAPEMARNGYEVRAYETAAASYDRYDAPRYPPPPPDYPEPTYEAAAQHQQQMAAAVIKQDPVAEQHDQPDGPLYPRPMYHYDPANGNVPAGFSPAAINLSVKCVTASQMKCNEPRSPGGGSVMDLSTSSVTSTSPQAAPYGSNSLSPHHYGAQRGSPQAAKSPHHSSSPQVPSPQGQTLDLSVNNRLGWCVFRGTGRPVFPGAVPPGAPPAAPAPAPYSRDSTPDSGGSHYLDSYRDVNGYAAMSPHPGYTMSGGEYHGNSYAPYPSAYSCGYPTGSYPGPTPGYAPAPCYTMGPPQHDKVAPTSKDDSLSGCPRADRSQIQAHSQELKCPTPGCDGSGHVTGNYSSHRSLSGCPRANKPKSKPRDGQDSEPLRCPIPGCDGSGHATGKFLSHRSASGCPIANRNKMRVLESGGTVEQHKAAMAAVTAAAAAKLDGVNCPTPGCDGAGHVNGTFLTHRSLSGCPTASATPHPPSHHPLAGLPPKKPDPYSADKLRQPGADVMCSGAAVGGGGAGGPGGGEDLYSLEAEITHLQRENAKVESQMMRLKTDISAMEAHLRHGEKETQIISQRSNNMNEYFESLRNNMITILEHVRLPNGPQEKMNQDNFDNYLSKLQTLCTSSTGPEGNPVYCEENQRSMYEIKSALQDCTVVPMPI; encoded by the exons ATGGTTAAGCCAAAAACGAACGAAATTATgaacaagaagaacatgacaAAGAAGGAGGAGATTCCTGTACAGGAAGAACCAGCTTCAAAGCGAAGAAGAAAGATGACACGCAATGGAGGAGAAATGAATGGAGATGAGTCATCAAAGGAGACAGCTTCAGAAGCACAGAAACAACAGATGTTACCTCAGAAAAAGCGTGCCCTAGTGGGAGGTGTATCAAACAGTCCCAACAAGAAGAGTGCGAAAAATAGCTCGTCAAACAACCAGGATGAGGCATTGGATGACGAAACTCTCATCAGAGAAACTGAAGCAGCGCTGAAAAGTCTCTCAGGTAGCTGGCCTGGCTCCAGAAGTTCATTCTACAATCGCTCAGAACCGGAAGACCGGTTTGAATCCCCCGCTTTCGAGAATCTGTtcgaagagaagaaaaattcggCTGATAAGGCTCCACCAGCATCCTCGTCTTCAGCCACCGCGGGAAGTGGTGACTCGTCATCGTGCTCACTGAAGGATGTCATCACACTACGCGAGCAACAGGAGAACAGATCAATGAAGGGGAACCTGAGAGGACAAGGATCCAGAGATGGCATGAATAGCAGGACAGGGCAAAAATCGAGCAGTAGGGACAACAATGACAAGGAATCCAAGTATGAGGATCTAGACAACATGAGGAAGATTGATGAGAGTATGAACTCACAAAAAGGTAAACCGGGAGAAAAGGGTGATGGTTCAAGTAAAGGTGAGAAGTTCGTGTCAGCTCCACGTTATGAGCCTGATTTCAATGAGCTTGTTGACGATTCCTCCAACGAACTAGAGATCGATATGTCGGATCCAGCAGGtgagaaagaagatgatgacGATAGGGGACAAGCAGAAAAAGCTGATTACAAGTCGAAGAGGAAGAGTGAGTACGATAAGAAGTCGATTGAGAAAACTACCGTGAAGGAGGAACCTTCTTTGGGTGAAACTTTTGCTCAGCCTCGACATGCTGATGACAAGGGAGGTGGGAATGTAGGAGCAACATTCTCGCCCACATCAGCGTTCAGGCCAATTAATAATGAGAACAAGGATGGGAGAATAGGTGGTTTGGACCTGCAGGGCACAGTGGGCGCCGCCATGTCACCGTTGGGTCCGTTCCCAGCCGGAGCTACATTTGTGGGGTACCCGACGCCACCCAGTCTCCACCCGGCGGAGACGACCGCGACAGGCCCCAGTCGACACGAGGCCAAATGTTTGCTGCAGCTGAAACCTACCGCGATCAAATCGGAGACGGATCTGGAGCGCCAGGAGGTGGTCGGTCCGAAAGCGAGCGCGACCGTGTCGTCTCCCGACTCGAAACAGTACACGATCCTGCAGCCGGCCGGAGCGGGGTCGCGTGCCGCAACCGCCATCCAGGACGTGGCCAGAGAGGGTGTGGTCAGCGTGGCCGCAGTCTCCAGCTCGTCCTCCCCTGGCGCCCAACGCGAATCGCCCAAGGTCACACCTGCTGAGCGCCCCGAAGCTACCCGGCCTACTGGCACCTTGTCGCCGACCAGCCTCACCAAAG ATGGTAGTAAATGTCCGACACCAGGATGTTTAGGCGAAGGCCACGTTACAGGATTGTATTCGCATCATCGCAG CTTATCTGGATGTCCGAGAAAAGATAAAGTAACTCCAGAAA TCCTGGCGATGCATGAGACTATCCTGAAATGTCCGACGCCCGGCTGCAACGGACGAGGTCACGTGTCGACCAATCGCAACACGCACCGCAGTCTGTCCGGATGTCCGATTGCCGCCGCCTCCAAGCAGGCCGCCCGCGAGCACCGCGCCAAGCGAGCAG TAGTAACACCGCAACCAGAGTGCGGCTTCAAAGCGGCGGTGCCGGGGGCGGTGACAGTGGCaggggtgggggtgggggtgggggCGATGTCACCCTGCGACACGAAGCCAGCCGTGTGCTACCCGTCCAACTACACCGACCCGTCGGTCAGTCGCTCCTCGTCGTCCGACTACGCTCCGTCACCCTACTACTCCAAGGCCACCGTCAAGCCGACCAAGATCCTGCAACAGGAGGACGACAAGTCGAAAATCACACCCAAAATGGAGAGCAATGTGGTCAGCTGTTGTCGGCCGGATATGTTGGTGAAACCGGAAGTGACGTCATGCCGATCGCCACCTCCACCTAGACAGCCTCCAACCTACGACCCGTACATCAACCACGATTCAAACTCCTCGTCGGTGTCCAGCATGGACCAACAGCATCAATCCCACCTGcatcctcctccccctccccaTCTGCCCGTCCCCCCACCGCCGCACCACATACACCCCCCTCCCTCCGTGCCACCATACACGATGGTGGACGACAACCAGCGGCCATCTCTGCAACACCGGCTGCCTTACGACAGCAACATCTCTAGCAATTCCTCCGAGGAGATGTATCAGCGACCACCGCAGAGCGATCGGCCCACATATCCATCCAGTAACCGGTTCCAAAGCGCGCCCGAGATGGCGCGGAACGGTTACGAGGTGCGAGCCTACGAGACGGCGGCGGCTTCCTATGACAGGTACGACGCCCCCCGCTACCCGCCGCCCCCACCCGACTACCCCGAGCCCACCTATGAGGCGGCAGCTCAGCATCAGCAGCAGATGGCGGCAGCCGTCATTAAGCAGGACCCCGTTGCCGAGCAACACGACCAGCCCGACGGACCTCTCTATCCCAG ACCGATGTACCATTACGATCCAGCGAATGGGAACGTTCCAGCGGGGTTTTCGCCAGCAGCCATCAATTTGTCAGTGAAATGCGTGACTGCTTCACAGATGAAATGCAATGAGCCAAGGTCACCCGGTGGTGGCTCTGTCATGGACCTGTCAACTTCCAGTGTCACATCAACTAGTCCACAG GCCGCTCCATATGGTTCGAACAGCCTCAGTCCTCACCACTACGGGGCGCAAAGGGGGAGTCCTCAGGCCGCCAAGAGCCCCCACCACAGTTCCAGTCCACAAGTGCCAAGCCCTCAGGGCCAAACCCTCGATCTCAGCGTCAATAACAG ATTAGGGTGGTGCGTTTTTAGGGGAACTGGCCGGCCCGTCTTCCCCGGGGCGGTTCCCCCCGGCGCCCCCCCTGCAGCCCCCGCCCCCGCACCCTACAGTCGGGACTCCACCCCCGACAGCGGCGGGTCGCACTACCTCGACTCCTACCGAGACGTCAATG GTTATGCGGCTATGAGTCCTCATCCTGGCTATACGATGTCAGGAGGCGAGTATCATGGCAACAGCTATGCACCTTATCCCTCAGCCTATTCATGTGGCTATCCAACTGGCTCCTACCCTGGGCCTACACCCGGGTATGCCCCCGCACCCTGCTATACCATGGGCCCTCCTCAGCACGATAAAGTAGCGCCCACATCTAAGGATGATAG CCTGTCGGGCTGTCCGCGGGCAGACCGCTCGCAAATCCAGGCGCACTCGCAGGAGCTGAAGTGTCCGACTCCCGGCTGTGATGGGTCCGGGCATGTCACGGGCAACTACTCGTCGCACCGCAGCCTGTCCGGCTGTCCCAGGGCCAACAAGCCCAAGAGTAAACCCAGGGACGGACAGGACTCCGAACCGCTCAG GTGCCCTATACCTGGTTGTGATGGCTCAGGACATGCCACaggaaaatttttatctcatagGAG CGCGTCCGGCTGCCCGATAGCGAACCGCAACAAGATGCGAGTGCTGGAAAGCGGCGGCACTGTGGAACAACACAAGGCGGCCATGGCGGCGGTGACGGCGGCGGCCGCGGCGAAACTGGACGGCGTCAACTGTCCGACGCCCGGCTGCGACGGCGCCGGCCACGTCAACGGCACTTTCCTCACGCACCGCTCGCTGTCCGGGTGTCCCACCGCGTCCGCCACGCCGCATCCGCCCTCCCATCATCCACTCGCCGGCCTCCCGCCCAAGAAGCCCGACCCCTACTCGGCCGACAAGCTGCGTCAACCAG GCGCTGATGTGATGTGCTCAGGGGCGGCAGTCGGAGGCGGTGGTGCCGGGGGCCCTGGGGGCGGCGAAGACCTGTACTCGCTGGAGGCGGAGATCACTCACCTGCAGCGCGAAAACGCCAAGGTCGAATCTCAGATGATGCGCCTCAAGACCGACATTAGCGCCATGGAGGCGCATCTGCGTCATGGCGAAAAG